From Glycine max cultivar Williams 82 chromosome 11, Glycine_max_v4.0, whole genome shotgun sequence, the proteins below share one genomic window:
- the LOC100777576 gene encoding E3 ubiquitin-protein ligase KEG — protein sequence MKIPCCSVCQTRYNEEERVPLLLQCGHGFCRECLSRMFSASSDATLACPRCRHVSTVGNSVQALRKNYAVLALLNSAAAANGGGGGRSSFDCDCTDDEDGDGGGEDEEEDDEKRRRNSRESQASSSGGGCAPVIELGGGGGGAHNDLKLVQRIGEGRRAGVEMWMAVISGGGGEVGRQRCRHNVAVKKVAVAEGMDLDWVQGKLEDLRRASMWCRNVCTFHGTMRVEDSLCLVMDKCYGSVQSEMQRNEGRLTLEQVLRYGADIARGVVELHAAGVVCMNLKPSNLLLDANGHAVVSDYGLATILKKPSCWKARPECDSAKIHSCMECIMLSPHYTAPEAWEPVKKSLNLFWDDGIGISSESDAWSFGCTLVEMCTGAIPWAGLSAEEIYRAVIKAKKLPPQYASVVGGGIPRELWKMIGECLQFKPSKRPTFSAMLAIFLRHLQEIPRSPPASPDNGLDKGSVSNVMEPSPVPELEVPQENPNHLHRLVSEGDTAGVRDLLAKAASESGSNYLSMLLEAQNADGQTALHLACRRGSAELVETILECREANVDVLDKDGDPPLVFALAAGSPECVRSLIKRNANVRSRLRDGFGPSVAHVCAYHGQPDCMRELLLAGADPNAVDDEGESVLHRAIAKKYTDCALVILENGGCRSMAILNPKNLTPLHLCVATWNVAVVKRWVEVATSDEIAESIDIPSPIGTALCMAAASKKDHENEGRELVQILLAAGADPSAQDSQNGRTALHTAAMTNDVDLVKVILGAGVDVNIRNVHNSIPLHLALARGAKACVGLLLAAGADYNLQDDDGDNAFHIAADTAKMIRENLDWLIVMLRNPNADIEVRNHCGKTLRDILEALPREWLSEDLMEALMNRGVHLFPTVFEVGDWVKFKRSVTKPKHGWQGAKPKSVGFVQSVPDRDNLIVSFCSGEVHVLANEVIKVIPLDRGQHVQLKEDVKEPRFGWRGQSRDSIGTVLCVDDDGILRVGFPGASRGWKADPAEMERVEEFKVGDWVRIRPTLTSAKHGLGSVTPGSIGIVYCIRPDSSLLIELSYLPNPWHCEPEEVEHVAPFRIGDRVCVKRSVAEPRYAWGGETHHSVGRISEIENDGLLIIEIPNRPIPWQADPSDMEKVEDFKVGDWVRVKASVSSPKYGWEDITRTSIGVIHSLEEDGDMGVAFCFRSKPFSCSVTDVEKVPPFEVGQEIHLMPSVTQPRLGWSNESAATVGKIVRIDMDGALNVRVTGRQSLWKVSPGDAERLPGFEVGDWVRSKPSLGTRPSYDWNSVGRESLAVVHSVQDSGYLELACCFRKGKWITHYTDVEKVPSFKVGQYVRFRTGLVEPRWGWRGAQPESQGVITSIHADGEVRVAFFGLPGLWRGDPSDLEIEQMFEVGEWVRLNDNANNWKSIGAGSVGVVQGIGYEGDELDRSIFVGFCGEQEKWVGPSSHLERFDKLSVGQKVRVKQYVKQPRFGWSGHTHASIGTIQAIDADGKLRIYTPAGSKTWMLDPSEVKVVEEKELCIGDWVRVKASISTPTHHWGEVSHSSIGVVHRMADEDLWVAFCFTERLWLCKAWEMERVRPFKVGDKVRIRDGLVTPRWGWGMETHASKGQVVGVDANGKLRIKFRWREGRPWIGDPADLALDED from the exons atgaaaaTCCCTTGTTGTTCGGTTTGCCAAACGCGGTACAACGAGGAGGAGCGAGTTCCGCTTCTGCTCCAATGCGGGCACGGGTTCTGCAGAGAGTGTCTCTCGAGAATGTTCTCGGCGTCTTCGGACGCCACGCTGGCGTGTCCCAGGTGCCGCCACGTGTCCACAGTAGGAAACTCGGTTCAGGCGTTGAGGAAGAACTACGCGGTGCTCGCGCTCCTCAACTCCGCCGCGGCCGCCAACGGCGGTGGCGGAGGGCGGTCGAGTTTCGACTGCGACTGCACCGACGACGAGGACGGTGACGGCGGTGGAGAGGATGAGGAGGAGGACGACGAGAAGCGGCGGCGGAATAGCCGCGAGTCGCAGGCGTCGAGCTCCGGCGGTGGTTGCGCGCCGGTGATCGAGctcggcggcggcggcggcggcgcgCACAATGACCTGAAGCTGGTGCAGCGGATTGGGGAGGGGAGGAGGGCGGGGGTGGAGATGTGGATGGCAGTGATCAGTGGCGGTGGCGGCGAGGTAGGACGGCAGCGGTGCCGGCACAACGTGGCGGTGAAGAAGGTGGCGGTGGCGGAGGGGATGGATTTGGATTGGGTGCAGGGGAAGTTGGAGGATTTGCGTAGGGCTTCGATGTGGTGCAGGAATGTGTGCACTTTCCATGGCACAATGAGGGTGGAAGACAGTTTGTGTCTTGTGATGGATAAGTGTTATGGATCGGTTCAGTCTGAGATGCAGCGTAATGAGGGGAGGCTCACTTTGGAACAAGTTCTAAG ATATGGGGCAGACATTGCACGAGGTGTTGTTGAGCTTCATGCTGCAGGAGTTGTTTGCATGAATTTGAAACCTTCCAATCTTCTTCTTGATGCAAATGGTCACGCTGTGGTTTCTGACTATGGACTTGCTACAATTCTGAAGAAGCCTTCCTGTTGGAAGGCTCGACCGGAGTGTGACTCTGCGAAGATCCATTCCTGTATGGAATGCATAATGCTCAGCCCACATTATACAGCACCGGAGGCTTGGGAACCTGTGAAGAAAtcattgaatttgttttggGATGATGGAATAGGTATATCTTCCGAATCAGATGCGTGGAGTTTTGGTTGTACATTGGTGGAGATGTGCACTGGTGCCATTCC TTGGGCAGGTTTAAGTGCAGAGGAAATCTATCGAGCTGTCATTAAAGCTAAGAAATTGCCTCCGCAGTATGCTAGTGTGGTTGGTGGTGGAATTCCGAGGGAATTGTGGAAGATGATTGGAGAGTGCTTGCAATTCAAGCCATCTAAAAGGCCTACTTTTAGTGCAATGCTGGCAATATTTCTCCGCCATTTGCAGGAAATACCACGCAGCCCTCCTGCTAGCCCTGATAA TGGCTTAGATAAGGGCTCTGTGTCAAATGTGATGGAGCCTTCCCCAGTACCTGAATTGGAAGTTCCTCAGGAAAACCCAAATCATCTTCATCGACTTGTGTCTGAAGGAGATACTGCAGGTGTTAG AGATCTTCTTGCAAAGGCTGCATCAGAAAGTGGCAGCAACTACCTATCAATGCTATTGGAAGCTCAAAATGCTGATGGGCAAACGGCTCTTCACTTAGCTTGTAGACGTGGTAGTGCAGAACTTGTTGAGACAATTCTGGAGTGTAGAGAAGCAAATGTTGATGTATTGGACAAAGATGGAGATCCTCCTCTTGTTTTTGCATTAGCAGCTGGGTCCCCAGAATGTGTTCGTAGCCTTATCAAAAGAAATGCTAATGTGCGGTCACGATTGAGAGATGGTTTTGGCCCATCAGTAGCTCACGTTTGTGCCTATCATGGCCAACCAGATTGTATGCGA GAATTACTATTAGCTGGAGCTGATCCCAATGCAGTGGATGATGAAGGTGAATCTGTTCTGCATAGAGCAATTGCCAAGAAGTACACAGACTGTGCTCTTGTGATATTGGAAAATGGAGGCTGTAGATCAATGGCCATCTTGAATCCAAAGAACCTGAC ACCGCTGCACTTGTGTGTGGCAACATGGAATGTTGCTGTTGTGAAGAGATGGGTGGAAGTTGCAACTTCTGATGAGATTGCTGAATCAATTGACATACCAAGCCCTATTGGCACTGCCTTGTGCATGGCAGCTGCTTCTAAGAAAGACCATGAAAATG AGGGGAGAGAACTGGTGCAGATATTGCTTGCAGCAGGAGCTGATCCATCTGCTCAAGATTCCCAGAATGGGAGGACAGCTTTGCATACAGCTGCTATGACTAATGATGTGGACTTGGTTAAG GTTATTCTAGGTGCCGGGGTTGATGTGAACATTCGCAATGTGCACAACAGTATACCTCTTCACTTGGCCTTAGCTAGGGGTGCAAAGGCATGTGTTGGACTGCTTCTTGCTGCTGGAGCAGATTATAATTTGCAG GATGATGATGGTGACAATGCTTTCCATATAGCAGCAGATACAGCAAAAATGATTCGTGAAAATCTTGACTGGCTTATTGTTATGCTAAGGAATCCTAATGCTGACATTGAAGTCAGAAACCACTG TGGGAAGACACTACGTGACATTTTAGAAGCTCTCCCCCGAGAATGGTTATCTGAAGATCTAATGGAAGCACTCATGAATAGGGGAGTTCATTTGTTTCCTACTGT ATTTGAAGTGGGAGACTGGGTGAAGTTTAAAAGATCTGTCACAAAACCAAAACATGGATGGCAAGGTGCTAAACCAAAGAGTGTTGGTTTTGTGCAAAGTGTTCCAGACAGAGATAATCTCATTGTTTCATTTTGTTCTGGAGAGGTTCATGTTCTTGCAAATGAAGTTATAAAAGTCATTCCATTGGACAGGGGACAACATGTACAACTGAAAGAAGATGTAAAAGAGCCAAg ATTTGGTTGGCGTGGGCAGTCACGTGACAGCATTGGGACAGTATTATGCGTTGACGATGATGGAATCCTCCGCGTTGGATTTCCTGGAGCATCAAGAGGATGGAAAGCTGACCCAGCAGAGATGGAACGTGTTGAGGAATTCAAGGTTGGAGACTGGGTTCGTATTCGTCCAACTCTTACATCTGCAAAGCATGGACTAGGATCTGTGACACCAGGAAGCATTGGCATCGTATATTGTATCCGACCAGACAGTAGTCTGTTAATAGAACTGAGCTATCTTCCAAATCCATGGCATTGTGAACCAGAGGAGGTTGAGCATGTTGCTCCTTTTAGG ATTGGGGACCGGGTATGTGTGAAACGATCTGTTGCAGAACCTAGATATGCATGGGGTGGTGAGACACATCATAGTGTCGGAAGAATAAGTGAGATTGAGAATGACGGTCTCTTAATAATAGAGATACCAAATAGACCCATACCATGGCAAGCTGATCCATCAGATATGGAGAAGGTGGAAGATTTCAAG GTGGGAGATTGGGTGAGAGTGAAAGCTTCAGTGTCTTCTCCAAAATATGGATGGGAGGATATTACAAGGACTAGTATTGGGGTAATTCATAGCTTGGAGGAGGATGGTGATATGGGTGTTGCTTTTTGTTTCAGAAGTAAGCCCTTTTCTTGCTCAGTCACTGATGTGGAGAAGGTTCCTCCATTTGAGGTGGGCCAAGAAATTCATCTGATGCCATCTGTTACTCAGCCACGGCTTGGGTGGTCAAATGAATCAGCAGCTACTGTTGGAAAAATAGTGAGAATTGACATGGATGGTGCTCTCAAT GTGAGGGTCACTGGTAGGCAGAGCTTGTGGAAAGTTTCACCTGGAGATGCAGAACGGCTTCCAGGATTTGAAGTTGGGGATTGGGTACGATCAAAACCAAGCCTGGGAACCAGACCAAGCTATGACTGGAATAGTGTTGGGAGAGAAAGTTTAGCTGTTGTGCATAGTGTACAGGATTCTGGATACTTGGAGTTGGCTTGCTGTTTTCGCAAAGGGAAGTGGATCACTCATTATACAGATGTTGAAAAGGTTCCTAGCTTTAAAGTTGGGCAGTATGTTAGGTTCCGAACTGGTTTGGTTGAACCAAGGTGGGGTTGGAGAGGAGCTCAGCCTGAATCTCAAGGGGTTATAACCAGTATTCATGCTGATGGAGAAGTCAGGGTCGCATTTTTCGGTCTGCCAGGACTGTGGAGAGGAGATCCTTCAGACCTTGAGATTGAACAAATGTTTGAAGTGGGAGAGTGGGTGAGGTTGAACGACAATGCAAATAATTGGAAATCAATTGGAGCAGGTAGTGTTGGTGTCGTTCAAGGAATAGGGTATGAAGGAGATGAAttggacagaagcatttttgttGGATTTTGTGGGGAGCAAGAAAAGTGGGTAGGACCAAGTTCCCATCTTGAAAGATTTGACAAACTCTCTGTTGGACAGAAGGTTAGAGTAAAACAATATGTAAAGCAACCGAGATTTGGATGGTCAGGGCATACCCATGCTAGTATTGGGACGATACAAGCAATTGATGCTGATGGAAAGCTTCGGATATACACACCAGCAGGATCCAAAACATGGATGTTGGACCCATCAGAAGTGAAGGTGGTAGAAGAGAAGGAGCTCTGTATTGGAGACTGGGTTAGGGTTAAAGCATCAATTTCAACCCCAACCCACCATTGGGGGGAAGTGAGTCATTCAAGCATTGGGGTGGTGCATCGGATGGCAGACGAGGATTTGTGGGTGGCGTTCTGTTTTACGGAGAGGCTATGGCTTTGTAAGGCGTGGGAAATGGAAAGGGTTAGGCCATTTAAAGTTGGGGACAAGGTAAGGATCAGAGATGGACTGGTGACCCCGCGATGGGGATGGGGAATGGAGACACATGCCAGCAAGGGACAGGTTGTAGGTGTAGATGCAAATGGCAAACTAAGAATAAAATTCCGGTGGAGGGAAGGGAGGCCCTGGATAGGAGACCCTGCTGATCTTGCCCTTGATGAGGACTGA